Proteins from a genomic interval of Streptomyces sp. NBC_01445:
- a CDS encoding glycoside hydrolase domain-containing protein, with translation MGLVLVLMALTALPASARGEPGLPQPSPTHGPHPDAHPDPLADLAPPSVVTFPDPLADLASRGLATFPDSALDDDATLDAPAPAPGPAPAPAEGPSTSEPLLPSLSNPRTFRGLAFDTCMAPSLDTMRRWRASKYGAVGVYYGGRGRACPHQPRLGHRWMKGVQRLGWRVLPVYVGSQSPCVVERHKKVYRIGRHAWSEGVREGRDAVRRAWAVGIRPGSPLYLDMEAYKYRQKKCARTTLAFVRGWDRQVRAKGYVPGFYSSADSGVAHMRAAARAGVRDLPSVIWFARWHTRPRLSREPVLWRSAWSRQRRIHQYAGNVKERHGGRTLVIDRNLVHAPVARIR, from the coding sequence GTGGGTCTGGTGCTGGTTCTGATGGCGCTGACCGCCCTCCCCGCGTCGGCGCGGGGCGAACCCGGCCTCCCCCAGCCGTCGCCGACGCACGGCCCCCACCCCGACGCCCACCCCGACCCTCTGGCCGACCTCGCGCCACCGAGTGTCGTCACCTTCCCCGACCCTCTGGCCGACCTCGCGTCGCGGGGCCTCGCCACCTTCCCCGACTCCGCACTCGACGACGACGCCACACTCGACGCCCCGGCACCGGCCCCCGGCCCGGCCCCGGCTCCCGCCGAAGGTCCCTCCACCTCCGAACCCCTCCTGCCCTCGCTCTCCAACCCCCGGACGTTCCGCGGGCTGGCATTCGACACCTGCATGGCGCCGTCGCTCGACACCATGCGGCGGTGGCGGGCGTCGAAGTACGGGGCGGTGGGCGTGTACTACGGGGGCCGTGGGCGAGCCTGTCCTCATCAGCCCCGGCTCGGGCACCGTTGGATGAAGGGGGTGCAGCGGCTGGGGTGGCGGGTGCTGCCGGTGTACGTCGGTTCGCAGTCTCCGTGTGTGGTCGAGCGGCACAAGAAGGTCTACCGCATCGGCCGTCACGCCTGGAGCGAGGGAGTGCGGGAGGGGCGGGACGCCGTACGCAGGGCGTGGGCCGTCGGCATCCGGCCGGGCAGCCCGCTCTATCTCGACATGGAGGCATACAAGTACCGGCAGAAGAAGTGCGCCCGCACGACGCTCGCCTTTGTGCGGGGCTGGGACCGGCAGGTGCGCGCGAAGGGGTACGTGCCGGGGTTCTACAGCAGTGCCGACTCCGGGGTGGCGCACATGCGGGCCGCGGCGCGGGCGGGAGTGCGGGATCTGCCGTCGGTGATCTGGTTCGCGCGCTGGCACACGCGGCCCCGGCTGTCCCGGGAGCCCGTGCTGTGGCGGTCCGCCTGGAGCCGGCAGCGCAGGATCCACCAGTACGCGGGGAACGTGAAGGAGCGGCACGGCGGGCGGACCCTCGTCATCGACCGGAATCTGGTGCACGCGCCGGTGGCCCGCATCCGATGA
- a CDS encoding SigE family RNA polymerase sigma factor: protein MTATMAPVCSSASDAATRSAPRAAMTPHSSHPAPCPPAAHSTPYGPHKSYPSFASYVRARQPVLLRTARSLTANPCDAEDLLQTALTKTYVAWDRIEDHRALDGYVRRALLNTRTSQWRKRKVDEFACDELPEPETVAAADPAEHQALHDAMWRAIMKLPARQRAMVVLRYYEDLSEVQTAEVLGVSVGTVKSAVSRALGKLREDPELRPAQS, encoded by the coding sequence ATGACCGCAACCATGGCGCCTGTCTGCTCCAGTGCATCGGATGCCGCGACGCGCAGCGCGCCGCGAGCCGCGATGACGCCTCACTCTTCCCACCCGGCGCCGTGCCCGCCGGCCGCCCACTCGACGCCGTACGGGCCGCACAAGTCGTACCCGTCGTTCGCGTCGTACGTACGGGCGCGGCAGCCCGTGCTGCTGCGGACCGCCCGGTCGCTGACGGCGAACCCGTGCGATGCCGAGGACCTGCTCCAGACCGCGCTCACCAAGACGTATGTGGCGTGGGACCGCATCGAGGACCACCGCGCGCTCGACGGTTATGTGCGCCGGGCCCTGCTGAACACGCGTACGTCGCAGTGGCGTAAGCGGAAGGTCGACGAGTTCGCCTGCGACGAGCTGCCCGAGCCGGAGACCGTGGCGGCGGCCGACCCCGCCGAGCACCAGGCCCTGCACGACGCGATGTGGCGCGCAATCATGAAACTGCCGGCCCGTCAGCGCGCGATGGTCGTCCTGCGGTACTACGAGGACCTGAGCGAGGTTCAGACGGCCGAGGTGCTCGGGGTGTCCGTCGGCACGGTCAAGAGCGCGGTCTCACGGGCCCTCGGCAAACTTCGCGAGGACCCGGAACTGCGCCCGGCCCAGAGCTGA